The following are from one region of the Andrena cerasifolii isolate SP2316 chromosome 1, iyAndCera1_principal, whole genome shotgun sequence genome:
- the Mbs gene encoding myosin binding subunit isoform X4, producing the protein MSLESRSSSALFKRAEQLKRWEQSETNREPAQPTQVARKIKFSADCVFLAACAAGDKEEVVRLLQKGADINTGNVDGLTALHQACINDDLDMVEFLVEKGADINRGDNEGWTPLHATASCGFISIAKYLIEKGCNLAAVNNDGELALDITESDEMEDMLQQHINEAGIDCDQARGEEERSMLNDARAWRSGAAGKDSTHPKSGATALHVAAAKGYIKVMNILLQARCDINAQDFDGWTPLHAAAHWGQLEASELLVENFCNMDIKNYADQTAFDIADANILPTLEKLREKQKLLMKDHPQIINKKQPTIPKKRVSTSNENTIATQESVETFEEETPNKVKKVELEIQSDKEDSSTGTNSDVEATRETDMEESDGEGESETSSESHSSTYSNQFDKSNESNHSPCLTDDEKKNRANKEESTPHNPPSPTDASKVPNQAPIMPPKQQTDSNEEGVIPSWRRSGSFRNRIQNTEATNTLSTRLEEKDKNIKSPTMSNKLNTESDVVLTRTHSFETDEKRKEGKLNLELSRLPQGSNTLSPTSTSKTIVSSTLPTTTATATTTATTTTTTTSPIPANQIRSVQPAEATTTVLSSANNSVAAPGTPTTPGGSKLSPGNIFKNFFKSFVPPVRDEESETQRKAHAKRVRETRRSTQGVTLDEIKSAEQLVKKKQQNSEIPSTTPSTQPTTTTSNTASITATITTATPTTVTANKPSEELNLPERRPSWRLKVDNGSKFQLEDANNRTSTLPNPDTTTAYMRRPSAGTSVPRPSSAPIETIATSSAETTITLPLRRSLKQPEDKEQDKENDSRNAQATQAVIQRRRRPKRRSTGVVHVDMDEIDPEKQDLTAGGDCDESKINHNESGNDRSGRSNRLGSISSLSSEAPSISTRIKSTTSENGELDYKKLYEESQAENERLKEKLRRSDEQLKEARSLLDKAQSAQNKTVLSEAEKRERRAMERKLSEMEEELKQLQKLKAENERLKAENRALTRVVSKLTNTTK; encoded by the exons TTTTAGTAGAGAAGGGAGCTGATATCAATCGCGGTGATAATGAAGGATGGACACCATTGCACGCGACTGCGTCTTGTGGATTTATATCTATTGCAAA ATATTTAATAGAGAAAGGATGTAACTTGGCAGCAGTTAACAATGATGGCGAATTGGCTCTTGACATTACGGAAAGCGATGAGATGGAAGATATGCTACAGCAGCATATAAACGAAGCTG GCATAGACTGCGATCAAGCTAGAGGCGAAGAGGAGAGATCAATGTTAAATGATGCCAGAGCATGGCGATCTGGAGCGGCGGGGAAAGACTCGACTCACCCTAAGTCAGGAGCTACTGCATTACACGTTGCTGCTGCTAAGGGCTATATTAAAGTTATGAA CATCTTACTACAAGCTAGGTGCGATATTAATGCTCAGGATTTTGATGGTTGGACGCCTCTGCACGCTGCGGCACATTGGGGTCAATTAGAAGCCTCCGAACTTTTAGTGGAGAATTTTTGTAATATGGACATTAAGAACTACGCT GATCAAACTGCATTTGATATTGCTGACGCGAATATATTGCCAACCTTGGAGAAACTGAGGGAAAAGCAAAAACTCTTAATGAAAGATCAcccacaaattattaataaaaaacaaccAACTATACCAAAGAAACG TGTATCAACGAGTAATGAAAATACTATTGCTACGCAAGAATCCGTGGAAACGTTTGAAGAGGAGACACCGAATAAAGTTAAAAAGGTCGAATTAGAGATTCAGTCTGATAAAGAAGACTCTAGTACTGGAACAAACAGTGATGTCG AAGCGACGCGTGAAACAGATATGGAAGAGAGTGATGGTGAAGGTGAATCTGAGACTAGCTCAGAATCACATTCTTCCACTTACTCCAATCAATTTGATAAGTCTAACGAATCAAACCACTCTCCATGTCTTACAGATGATG aaaagaaaaatagggCAAACAAAGAAGAATCAACTCCTCATAATCCACCGTCTCCTACCGATGCTAGTAAAGTTCCTAATCAG GCTCCGATAATGCCTCCAAAACAACAGACTGATAGTAACGAAGAAGGGGTTATACCATCTTGGCGGCGTTCAGGTTCTTTCAGGAATAGGATACAAAATACAGAAGCAACGAACACATTATCCACGA GGCTTGAAGAGAAGGACAAGAACATTAAATCCCCGACTATGTCGAACAAACTTAATACAGAGTCCGACGTGGTATTAACTAGAACGCATAGTTTCGAAACAGACGAGAA aagaaaagaaggGAAATTAAACTTGGAACTGTCAAGACTGCCACAGGGAAGCAATACACTTTCACCAACATCTACATCTAAAACAATAGTGTCAAGTACACTGCCAACTACTACAGCCACAGCTACTACAACTGCCACAACAACAACTACAACAACAAGTCCTATTCCAGCAAATCAAATTCGCag TGTTCAACCAGCGGAAGCTACAACCACAGTTCTATCGAGTGCAAACAATTCAGTAGCGGCTCCTGGAACTCCCACTACACCAGGAGGGAGCAAGCTAAGTCCAGGAAATATCTTCAAGAATTTCTTCAA GTCCTTTGTTCCTCCTGTTCGCGATGAAGAGAGCGAGACGCAAAGAAAGGCACACGCAAAAAGAGTGAGGGAAACGCGGCGTTCGACTCAAGGTGTGACTTTAGATGAAATCAAAAGTGCAGAGCAGCTAGTGAAGAAGAAGCAGCAGAACAGTGAAATTCCTTCTACGACACCTTCTACGCAG CCTACAACCACTACCAGCAATACAGCCTCGATTACAGCTACAATAACAACAGCAACCCCTACTACTGTGACTGCAAACAAACCCTCCGAAGAACTTAACTTGCCTGAAAGGCGGCCTTCTTGGAGGCTGAAAGTAGATAATGGAAGCAAG TTTCAGTTGGAAGATGCCAATAACAGAACCTCGACGCTACCCAACCCAGATACTACCACAGCTTACATGAGAAGACCTTCCGCAGGCACAAGTGTACCCAGACCATCGTCAGCTCCTATTGAAACTATCGCAACTAGCAGTGCAGAAACCACCATAACATTACCACTTAGACGATCGCTAAAACAACCTGAAGACAAAG AACAAGATAAGGAGAATGATAGCAGAAATGCCCAAGCCACACAAGCCGTTATACAGAGGAGGCGAAGGCCTAAGAGGAGGTCGACAGGCGTTGTCCACGTTGATATGGAC GAAATTGATCCTGAAAAACAAGACTTAACCGCTGGTGGTGATTGTGACGAGTCCAAAATCAACCACAATGAG AGTGGAAATGATCGTTCTGGAAGGTCCAACAGGCTGGGATCCATATCTTCATTGTCATCGGAAGCACCTTCCATCTCAACTAGAATAAAATCTACCACTTCTGAGAACGGTGAATTAGATTATAAGAAGCTGTACGAAGAATCTCAAGCGGAGAATGAAAGGCTTAAAGAGAAACTTCGGCGATCGGACGAACAATTAAAGGAAGCCAGAAGTTTATTGGACAAGGCACAGAGTGCCCAAAATAAAACAGTTCTCTCTGAAGCTGAGAAAAGAGAAAGGAGAGCGATGGAAAGGAAACTGTCAGAAATGGAAGAGGAATTGAAG CAATTACAAAAGCTCAAAGCTGAAAATGAGAGATTGAAAGCCGAAAATCGGGCACTTACCCGCGTCGTATCCAAACTCACCAATACTACTAAATAG
- the Mbs gene encoding myosin binding subunit isoform X3, which produces MSLESRSSSALFKRAEQLKRWEQSETNREPAQPTQVARKIKFSADCVFLAACAAGDKEEVVRLLQKGADINTGNVDGLTALHQACINDDLDMVEFLVEKGADINRGDNEGWTPLHATASCGFISIAKYLIEKGCNLAAVNNDGELALDITESDEMEDMLQQHINEAGIDCDQARGEEERSMLNDARAWRSGAAGKDSTHPKSGATALHVAAAKGYIKVMNILLQARCDINAQDFDGWTPLHAAAHWGQLEASELLVENFCNMDIKNYADQTAFDIADANILPTLEKLREKQKLLMKDHPQIINKKQPTIPKKRVSTSNENTIATQESVETFEEETPNKVKKVELEIQSDKEDSSTGTNSDVEATRETDMEESDGEGESETSSESHSSTYSNQFDKSNESNHSPCLTDDEKKNRANKEESTPHNPPSPTDASKVPNQAPIMPPKQQTDSNEEGVIPSWRRSGSFRNRIQNTEATNTLSTRLEEKDKNIKSPTMSNKLNTESDVVLTRTHSFETDEKFYKQYLALRARIKAFSCPTLHCCNAATPTHTNTTTRSASLRETHRRKEGKLNLELSRLPQGSNTLSPTSTSKTIVSSTLPTTTATATTTATTTTTTTSPIPANQIRRSFVPPVRDEESETQRKAHAKRVRETRRSTQGVTLDEIKSAEQLVKKKQQNSEIPSTTPSTQPTTTTSNTASITATITTATPTTVTANKPSEELNLPERRPSWRLKVDNGSKFQLEDANNRTSTLPNPDTTTAYMRRPSAGTSVPRPSSAPIETIATSSAETTITLPLRRSLKQPEDKEQDKENDSRNAQATQAVIQRRRRPKRRSTGVVHVDMDEIDPEKQDLTAGGDCDESKINHNESGNDRSGRSNRLGSISSLSSEAPSISTRIKSTTSENGELDYKKLYEESQAENERLKEKLRRSDEQLKEARSLLDKAQSAQNKTVLSEAEKRERRAMERKLSEMEEELKQLQKLKAENERLKAENRALTRVVSKLTNTTK; this is translated from the exons TTTTAGTAGAGAAGGGAGCTGATATCAATCGCGGTGATAATGAAGGATGGACACCATTGCACGCGACTGCGTCTTGTGGATTTATATCTATTGCAAA ATATTTAATAGAGAAAGGATGTAACTTGGCAGCAGTTAACAATGATGGCGAATTGGCTCTTGACATTACGGAAAGCGATGAGATGGAAGATATGCTACAGCAGCATATAAACGAAGCTG GCATAGACTGCGATCAAGCTAGAGGCGAAGAGGAGAGATCAATGTTAAATGATGCCAGAGCATGGCGATCTGGAGCGGCGGGGAAAGACTCGACTCACCCTAAGTCAGGAGCTACTGCATTACACGTTGCTGCTGCTAAGGGCTATATTAAAGTTATGAA CATCTTACTACAAGCTAGGTGCGATATTAATGCTCAGGATTTTGATGGTTGGACGCCTCTGCACGCTGCGGCACATTGGGGTCAATTAGAAGCCTCCGAACTTTTAGTGGAGAATTTTTGTAATATGGACATTAAGAACTACGCT GATCAAACTGCATTTGATATTGCTGACGCGAATATATTGCCAACCTTGGAGAAACTGAGGGAAAAGCAAAAACTCTTAATGAAAGATCAcccacaaattattaataaaaaacaaccAACTATACCAAAGAAACG TGTATCAACGAGTAATGAAAATACTATTGCTACGCAAGAATCCGTGGAAACGTTTGAAGAGGAGACACCGAATAAAGTTAAAAAGGTCGAATTAGAGATTCAGTCTGATAAAGAAGACTCTAGTACTGGAACAAACAGTGATGTCG AAGCGACGCGTGAAACAGATATGGAAGAGAGTGATGGTGAAGGTGAATCTGAGACTAGCTCAGAATCACATTCTTCCACTTACTCCAATCAATTTGATAAGTCTAACGAATCAAACCACTCTCCATGTCTTACAGATGATG aaaagaaaaatagggCAAACAAAGAAGAATCAACTCCTCATAATCCACCGTCTCCTACCGATGCTAGTAAAGTTCCTAATCAG GCTCCGATAATGCCTCCAAAACAACAGACTGATAGTAACGAAGAAGGGGTTATACCATCTTGGCGGCGTTCAGGTTCTTTCAGGAATAGGATACAAAATACAGAAGCAACGAACACATTATCCACGA GGCTTGAAGAGAAGGACAAGAACATTAAATCCCCGACTATGTCGAACAAACTTAATACAGAGTCCGACGTGGTATTAACTAGAACGCATAGTTTCGAAACAGACGAGAA GTTCTATAAGCAGTACTTGGCATTAAGAGCTCGCATCAAGGCATTTTCTTGCCCTACTCTCCATTGCTGCAACGCAGCTACTCCTACTCACACCAATACTACGACTCGCTCTGCATCTCTACGCGAAACCCACAG aagaaaagaaggGAAATTAAACTTGGAACTGTCAAGACTGCCACAGGGAAGCAATACACTTTCACCAACATCTACATCTAAAACAATAGTGTCAAGTACACTGCCAACTACTACAGCCACAGCTACTACAACTGCCACAACAACAACTACAACAACAAGTCCTATTCCAGCAAATCAAATTCGCag GTCCTTTGTTCCTCCTGTTCGCGATGAAGAGAGCGAGACGCAAAGAAAGGCACACGCAAAAAGAGTGAGGGAAACGCGGCGTTCGACTCAAGGTGTGACTTTAGATGAAATCAAAAGTGCAGAGCAGCTAGTGAAGAAGAAGCAGCAGAACAGTGAAATTCCTTCTACGACACCTTCTACGCAG CCTACAACCACTACCAGCAATACAGCCTCGATTACAGCTACAATAACAACAGCAACCCCTACTACTGTGACTGCAAACAAACCCTCCGAAGAACTTAACTTGCCTGAAAGGCGGCCTTCTTGGAGGCTGAAAGTAGATAATGGAAGCAAG TTTCAGTTGGAAGATGCCAATAACAGAACCTCGACGCTACCCAACCCAGATACTACCACAGCTTACATGAGAAGACCTTCCGCAGGCACAAGTGTACCCAGACCATCGTCAGCTCCTATTGAAACTATCGCAACTAGCAGTGCAGAAACCACCATAACATTACCACTTAGACGATCGCTAAAACAACCTGAAGACAAAG AACAAGATAAGGAGAATGATAGCAGAAATGCCCAAGCCACACAAGCCGTTATACAGAGGAGGCGAAGGCCTAAGAGGAGGTCGACAGGCGTTGTCCACGTTGATATGGAC GAAATTGATCCTGAAAAACAAGACTTAACCGCTGGTGGTGATTGTGACGAGTCCAAAATCAACCACAATGAG AGTGGAAATGATCGTTCTGGAAGGTCCAACAGGCTGGGATCCATATCTTCATTGTCATCGGAAGCACCTTCCATCTCAACTAGAATAAAATCTACCACTTCTGAGAACGGTGAATTAGATTATAAGAAGCTGTACGAAGAATCTCAAGCGGAGAATGAAAGGCTTAAAGAGAAACTTCGGCGATCGGACGAACAATTAAAGGAAGCCAGAAGTTTATTGGACAAGGCACAGAGTGCCCAAAATAAAACAGTTCTCTCTGAAGCTGAGAAAAGAGAAAGGAGAGCGATGGAAAGGAAACTGTCAGAAATGGAAGAGGAATTGAAG CAATTACAAAAGCTCAAAGCTGAAAATGAGAGATTGAAAGCCGAAAATCGGGCACTTACCCGCGTCGTATCCAAACTCACCAATACTACTAAATAG
- the Mbs gene encoding myosin binding subunit isoform X2, which yields MSLESRSSSALFKRAEQLKRWEQSETNREPAQPTQVARKIKFSADCVFLAACAAGDKEEVVRLLQKGADINTGNVDGLTALHQACINDDLDMVEFLVEKGADINRGDNEGWTPLHATASCGFISIAKYLIEKGCNLAAVNNDGELALDITESDEMEDMLQQHINEAGIDCDQARGEEERSMLNDARAWRSGAAGKDSTHPKSGATALHVAAAKGYIKVMNILLQARCDINAQDFDGWTPLHAAAHWGQLEASELLVENFCNMDIKNYADQTAFDIADANILPTLEKLREKQKLLMKDHPQIINKKQPTIPKKRVSTSNENTIATQESVETFEEETPNKVKKVELEIQSDKEDSSTGTNSDVEATRETDMEESDGEGESETSSESHSSTYSNQFDKSNESNHSPCLTDDEKKNRANKEESTPHNPPSPTDASKVPNQAPIMPPKQQTDSNEEGVIPSWRRSGSFRNRIQNTEATNTLSTRLEEKDKNIKSPTMSNKLNTESDVVLTRTHSFETDEKFYKQYLALRARIKAFSCPTLHCCNAATPTHTNTTTRSASLRETHRRKEGKLNLELSRLPQGSNTLSPTSTSKTIVSSTLPTTTATATTTATTTTTTTSPIPANQIRSVQPAEATTTVLSSANNSVAAPGTPTTPGGSKLSPGNIFKNFFKSFVPPVRDEESETQRKAHAKRVRETRRSTQGVTLDEIKSAEQLVKKKQQNSEIPSTTPSTQPTTTTSNTASITATITTATPTTVTANKPSEELNLPERRPSWRLKVDNGSKFQLEDANNRTSTLPNPDTTTAYMRRPSAGTSVPRPSSAPIETIATSSAETTITLPLRRSLKQPEDKEQDKENDSRNAQATQAVIQRRRRPKRRSTGVVHVDMDEIDPEKQDLTAGGDCDESKINHNESGNDRSGRSNRLGSISSLSSEAPSISTRIKSTTSENGELDYKKLYEESQAENERLKEKLRRSDEQLKEARSLLDKAQSAQNKTVLSEAEKRERRAMERKLSEMEEELKVMDQLKCENQRLKDENGALIRVISKLSK from the exons TTTTAGTAGAGAAGGGAGCTGATATCAATCGCGGTGATAATGAAGGATGGACACCATTGCACGCGACTGCGTCTTGTGGATTTATATCTATTGCAAA ATATTTAATAGAGAAAGGATGTAACTTGGCAGCAGTTAACAATGATGGCGAATTGGCTCTTGACATTACGGAAAGCGATGAGATGGAAGATATGCTACAGCAGCATATAAACGAAGCTG GCATAGACTGCGATCAAGCTAGAGGCGAAGAGGAGAGATCAATGTTAAATGATGCCAGAGCATGGCGATCTGGAGCGGCGGGGAAAGACTCGACTCACCCTAAGTCAGGAGCTACTGCATTACACGTTGCTGCTGCTAAGGGCTATATTAAAGTTATGAA CATCTTACTACAAGCTAGGTGCGATATTAATGCTCAGGATTTTGATGGTTGGACGCCTCTGCACGCTGCGGCACATTGGGGTCAATTAGAAGCCTCCGAACTTTTAGTGGAGAATTTTTGTAATATGGACATTAAGAACTACGCT GATCAAACTGCATTTGATATTGCTGACGCGAATATATTGCCAACCTTGGAGAAACTGAGGGAAAAGCAAAAACTCTTAATGAAAGATCAcccacaaattattaataaaaaacaaccAACTATACCAAAGAAACG TGTATCAACGAGTAATGAAAATACTATTGCTACGCAAGAATCCGTGGAAACGTTTGAAGAGGAGACACCGAATAAAGTTAAAAAGGTCGAATTAGAGATTCAGTCTGATAAAGAAGACTCTAGTACTGGAACAAACAGTGATGTCG AAGCGACGCGTGAAACAGATATGGAAGAGAGTGATGGTGAAGGTGAATCTGAGACTAGCTCAGAATCACATTCTTCCACTTACTCCAATCAATTTGATAAGTCTAACGAATCAAACCACTCTCCATGTCTTACAGATGATG aaaagaaaaatagggCAAACAAAGAAGAATCAACTCCTCATAATCCACCGTCTCCTACCGATGCTAGTAAAGTTCCTAATCAG GCTCCGATAATGCCTCCAAAACAACAGACTGATAGTAACGAAGAAGGGGTTATACCATCTTGGCGGCGTTCAGGTTCTTTCAGGAATAGGATACAAAATACAGAAGCAACGAACACATTATCCACGA GGCTTGAAGAGAAGGACAAGAACATTAAATCCCCGACTATGTCGAACAAACTTAATACAGAGTCCGACGTGGTATTAACTAGAACGCATAGTTTCGAAACAGACGAGAA GTTCTATAAGCAGTACTTGGCATTAAGAGCTCGCATCAAGGCATTTTCTTGCCCTACTCTCCATTGCTGCAACGCAGCTACTCCTACTCACACCAATACTACGACTCGCTCTGCATCTCTACGCGAAACCCACAG aagaaaagaaggGAAATTAAACTTGGAACTGTCAAGACTGCCACAGGGAAGCAATACACTTTCACCAACATCTACATCTAAAACAATAGTGTCAAGTACACTGCCAACTACTACAGCCACAGCTACTACAACTGCCACAACAACAACTACAACAACAAGTCCTATTCCAGCAAATCAAATTCGCag TGTTCAACCAGCGGAAGCTACAACCACAGTTCTATCGAGTGCAAACAATTCAGTAGCGGCTCCTGGAACTCCCACTACACCAGGAGGGAGCAAGCTAAGTCCAGGAAATATCTTCAAGAATTTCTTCAA GTCCTTTGTTCCTCCTGTTCGCGATGAAGAGAGCGAGACGCAAAGAAAGGCACACGCAAAAAGAGTGAGGGAAACGCGGCGTTCGACTCAAGGTGTGACTTTAGATGAAATCAAAAGTGCAGAGCAGCTAGTGAAGAAGAAGCAGCAGAACAGTGAAATTCCTTCTACGACACCTTCTACGCAG CCTACAACCACTACCAGCAATACAGCCTCGATTACAGCTACAATAACAACAGCAACCCCTACTACTGTGACTGCAAACAAACCCTCCGAAGAACTTAACTTGCCTGAAAGGCGGCCTTCTTGGAGGCTGAAAGTAGATAATGGAAGCAAG TTTCAGTTGGAAGATGCCAATAACAGAACCTCGACGCTACCCAACCCAGATACTACCACAGCTTACATGAGAAGACCTTCCGCAGGCACAAGTGTACCCAGACCATCGTCAGCTCCTATTGAAACTATCGCAACTAGCAGTGCAGAAACCACCATAACATTACCACTTAGACGATCGCTAAAACAACCTGAAGACAAAG AACAAGATAAGGAGAATGATAGCAGAAATGCCCAAGCCACACAAGCCGTTATACAGAGGAGGCGAAGGCCTAAGAGGAGGTCGACAGGCGTTGTCCACGTTGATATGGAC GAAATTGATCCTGAAAAACAAGACTTAACCGCTGGTGGTGATTGTGACGAGTCCAAAATCAACCACAATGAG AGTGGAAATGATCGTTCTGGAAGGTCCAACAGGCTGGGATCCATATCTTCATTGTCATCGGAAGCACCTTCCATCTCAACTAGAATAAAATCTACCACTTCTGAGAACGGTGAATTAGATTATAAGAAGCTGTACGAAGAATCTCAAGCGGAGAATGAAAGGCTTAAAGAGAAACTTCGGCGATCGGACGAACAATTAAAGGAAGCCAGAAGTTTATTGGACAAGGCACAGAGTGCCCAAAATAAAACAGTTCTCTCTGAAGCTGAGAAAAGAGAAAGGAGAGCGATGGAAAGGAAACTGTCAGAAATGGAAGAGGAATTGAAG GTGATGGACCAATTGAAATGTGAAAACCAGAGGCTAAAAGATGAAAACGGTGCCTTGATCAGAGTAATCAGCAAATTATCCAAATAA